The sequence TCCTCGCCCTCGTCGTCCACCACACCGTCGCGGTCCAGGTCGTTCTCGTCCACGACGCCGGGCACGTCCGCCAGCTTGCGCACCACCACGCGCGGCCAGAAGTCCGGCACGGTGTCGTTGTTGGCGTCGTCGGGGACGCCGTCGCGGTTGGCGTCCACGAACTGCACCCAGAAGCCGGGCGGCCGTTGATCCACCGCGCCGGTGAGGGGCTGCGGCGTGAGCGTCAGCACCTTCAGCGACGTCGTCGCGGTGTCGAACTCGCGCCCTTCGGCGACCTGGAAGGCGGGCCGGTCGAAGGGCACCGTGGCCGTGTCCGCGAAGGACACGCTGACGCCGGTGAGCGGCTGGGGCCAGCCGTCCGCGTCCGTCGTCACCTCCAGGATGCGCGTGGCGCCGGTGGTGGGGTCCACGCTGCCGCCGCCCACGTCGCCCGCGTTGGGTTCGGAGGTGACGCCGTACCAGGGATTGAAGTCGGAGACGTGGCAGGGCTGCGGCACGAAGCGGCAGGTGTCCGCGTCGATGAAGCCCCGCAGCACGTACCGGCCCGGCTGCACGAGGCTCAGCGCGAACGGCGCGGTGAACGGGCCCGGGGAGGTGTCCCCCAGGGCCGTGCCGAACAGCTCCGCGGCGGGGATGACGGTGAAGGCCAGCGGCCGGCCGGAGCCCTGCGGCGGGGGCGGGTTGTCCGCCGTGTAGATGAACACCACCGCGTTGCCCCGGGCGCGCGACTGGACGACGAGGCTGCCCTCGATGCGCGCGGCGCGCGTGTTCTGCCGGCCGTCCGCGGTGGGCTTCACCTCCGGGGCTTCGCACCCCAGGGCGAGCAGCGACGTGAGCGCGACGGTGAGGAGTCCGCGCGAGGCGGGGGAGCAGGGGGCGCGCTTCATGGGGTCACCGTGAGGTTGGCGAACACGCGCCGCTCGATGCGGTTGCCGAAGGGGTGCTGCGCGTGGGTGCCGCCGAGCTGGCTGCCCATGAGCGACACGGAGGCGAAGTCCTTCACCACCTCGTAGCCCACGCGGGCGTTGATGACGGCGTACGCGGGCAGGTTGTTGGCCAGGAGCTCCACGCGCGTCGGGTCGGACGCGGCGGGCTCGCGCTCCACCCAGGTGGAGGAGGAGGTGAAGGCCGCGTCGATGCCGAACTCCAGGTCCGTGCGCGTGCGGTACGTGACGCCGCCGAAGACCTTGAAGCCCGGCGCCTGGCTGCACGGGCCGCACTGGCCCTCCTCCGGCAGGTCGGAGGAGACGCTCTGGAGCGCGGCGCTCGCCTTGATGCCCAGACCGTCGATGGGGGAGAGGCTCAGGCCCGCCTCCGCGCCGCGCGCGGTGTAGATGGCGTTCTCGTTGGTGAACAGCGAGCGGCCCACCAGGTAGCTGCCGCTGCCGCTGTCGTAGGACTCGCCCGCGGGCAGCCGCTGCACGGCGGACAGGCCGATGAGGTCCTTCACCGTGTTCTGGTAGAGGGCCACGTCCCAGTCCAGGCCCAGCCGGGGGGACTCACCGCGCCAGCCCAGCTCCAGCGCGTTGAGGCGCTCCGGCCGCAGCTGCCGGTTGCCGGTGGTCAGCACGCTGACGCCGTTGACGCCCGGCACGGGCACGGGCAGCCGCGTGTAGCTCTCCAGGAACGTGGGCTCGCGGAAGGCGGTGGCCACCGACGCGCGGAAGGCGTGCCCTTCAATGGGCTGGAAGACGGCGGACAGGCGCGGCGACTGCGCGAGGCCCGGGCTGCCCTTGTCGAGCAGCGGGTGGCGGTCCACGCGGTAGCTGACGACGAGGCGCAGGGGCTGCACGATGCGCCACTCATCCTGGATGAAGGCCGCCGCGTGGAACTCCTCGCGCAGCCCGTCCAGGTAGCCGAAGGCCACGCGCTTGAGGCGGCCCTCCACGCCGATGTTCACCTGGTGCTCGCCCGCCAACTGGAAGCCCCGGGCATACAGCGCCTCGCCGTTGAAGACGTTGGAGGCGACCGTGGTCGCCAGCGAGCGCTGGCCAATCGCTTCGTACTGCGGCCCCGCGTCACCGGACAGGTGGTTCCAGAAGGCCTTGAGCTTCACCGAGCCCAGCTCCACATCCGCCTTGGCGTACGCGCCCAGGGCGTCGATGTAGTAGTTGCGCAGGAGGCCCAGCGGATAGGCCTCAGTGGTGTAGCGGTGCACGCCGCCGGACAGGCCGACCGCGCGCCCCTCGGAGAACGAATACACCGTGGATAGGTTGCCGCGCGCGCCCCGGAGGCCGACCTCCGGGTCGGGGCCCTTCAGGGCGAAGTCCGGACGGCCGCTGGCGTAGTCGAGCGTCCACTTGTCCTCCTGACGGTAGGCGGCGGACGCGCGGTAGCGCAGGGCGCCGTTCTGCCCGTGGCTGACGAAGGAGCCCTGCACGGTGTTGCCGCCGCCCGCCAGGGCGCTGAAGCGCGCCCGCCTGCCGGTGCCGGGGGCCTGGGTGATGATGTTGATGACGCCCAGCATCGCGTTGGCGCCGTACAGCGCGCTGCCCGGCCCGCGGATGACCTCGATGCGGTCGATCTCCTCCAGGCCCACGGGCAGGCCCGCCCACAGGGTGAGGCCGAGGAAGTCCTGGTACTCCGTGCGGCCGTCCACCAGCACCAGCACCTTGTTGGCCAGCCGCTGGTTGAAGCCGCGCAGGCTGACGTTGGAGCTGCCCACGCCCATGGCCATCACGTCCGCGCCGGGCACGCGGCGCAGGAGCTCCGGGAGCGTGGTGGCGCCCGACAGGCGGATGTCCTCCGCGGTGATGACGGTGGTGGCGTTGGGCGCCTCCAGGGAGGACTGGGCGCGGCGGCTCGCCGTCACCACGCGCTCCTCGTACGGCACCAGGCCCTGATCCCCGGAGGTGTCGCCGGACTCGGCGCTGCCGCTGGGGGCGTCGGGGCCGGGCGAGCTGACGGTGGCCCGGGGCTGCTGGGGCTGCCCGGACGCGAGCGACTCCGCGCGGTTGACGGCCTTCTCCAGCCGCTCCATGAGCGTGGCCAGCTGCTGCTGGGCCTGGATGCTCGTGGGCGGCGGCGGCGGCATGGGCAGGGTGGAGTCCTGCGTCGCCGGGGCGCTGCCGGGCGCGGGGGCTTCGGCCTGGGCCGCCTTCTGCGTGGACTCCAGCCGCGTCACCTGGGCCTGCACGCTGGCGGCGTCCGGCGGGTTGGAGGCGAGGTAGCGCTTGAAGGCGTCCAGCGCCTCGCCCAGCCGTCCCGCGTCCTGGTACGCCCGGGCGATGTTGTAGAGCACGCTGGGGTGCGGCTTGATCTTGTAGGCCTCTTCCAGCTCGGCGATGCCTTCATCGAACTGCTTCTGCTCGATGAGGTTCATGCCGTTGCGGAAGTGGCGGCGCGCTTCCAGGCGTGCGTCCGCCAGGGCCTCGGTCGCGCACAAACACAGCGCGAGGAGCGCCCCACGTCGAAAGACTGTCGGGATGGTCACTGGTACGGATCGTCCTTGTACGTGGAACCGGGAGCCTTCGGCTTCGGTCCCTGCTTCTTGATGCGCGTCAACTTCAGGGAGACGGAGACCGTCTTCCCCGCGTTGTCCGCGTAGTTCTTGCTCACGGGCTGATAGCCGTCCAGCGCGAGCGCCAGCACCACGGAGGCCATGCCCGAGCCGTCCGGCGGCTGTTCGAAGGCCATGGGCGTGGTGCCGCGCACCGTCCCGTTGACGGTCACCTCCGCGCCCGGCGGATCACTGACCACCTGGAAGCGCACGGGCCTGGGCGCGGCCGGAGGCGGCTCGGGCGCGGCGGTGGGCGCGGGCTCCGCGGCGACGGGCACGCGGGCCTCAAGGATGGGCTGCTGCACGGGGGCGGGCATGGGCGCCGGGGCCTGCGAGGCGCGCAGCACGAACACCGCCGCCGCGCTGATGCCCACGAGCACGGAGGCGCCGAACAGGGCGATGCCGAGCCCCTTGCCGGACTTCTTCTCCCGCGCGGAGCCCTGCTCGTCCACGGAGATGTCCAGCGCCACGGTGTTGGGGCCGGAGCCCAGCGCATGCGCGCCCGTGTGCGGACCGCTGTGGGGACCGGAGCCCACCGCGGTGAGGCCGGTGCGGGGGCTGGAGAAGACGCCGCTGACGCCGGACGCGGAGGCCGCGGCGCGCATGCCCTGGAGCACCGCGTCCATGGACGCGTAGCGGTCCACCGGGCGCTTGGCCAGGCACTTCATCACCAGCGTCTCCACCTCCGGCGGGACGCCGTGGTCGGGCCAGATGGTGTGGAAGGAGGGCGGCGGGTCGTTGATGTGCTTGACGATGACGTCGATGCTCTGCGCCGCCTGGAAGGGCGGGCGGCCCATCAGGATTTGATAGAGCACCACGCCCAGGCTGTACACGTCGCTGCGCGGATCCGCGATGTTGCGCGCCTGCTCCGGCGCCATGTACTGCGGCGAGCCCAGGATGACGCCCGCCTGCGTGAGCGTGGTGTCCTCCTTCATGTTGGCGTCGCCGAGGAAGGACTTCACCAGGCCGAAGTCCAGCACCTTCACCACGTCGTGGTCGGTCTCCTGGTTGAGGACCATCACGTTGGCGGGCTTCAGGTCGCGGTGGATGAGGCCGACCTTGTGGGCCTCGCGCAGCGAGCGGGCCACCTGCTGCGCGATGCTCAGCGCGCGGTCCCACGGCAGCGGGCCCTCCTGGATGAGCAGCTGCGACAGCGTCAGCCCCTCCAGGTACTCCATGGCGATGTAGTAGATGCCGTCTTCCGTCTTCCCGTAGTCGATGACGGTGACGGTGTTCGGGTGGCGCAGCTTCGCGGTGACGCTGGCCTCCAGGAAGAAGCGCTTCTGGAAGCCCGGGTCCTTGCCCTCGCCGCTGTACTGCGGGTTGAGCACCTTGAGCGCGACCAGCCGATCCAACGGCGCCTGCATGGCCTTGTAGACGCGGCCCATGCCACCGGCCCCGAGCGTCTCCAGGATGCGGAAACGTTCGTTGAGGACCCTCCCAAGGAGAGGATCCGCCACGTCGGTGGGCGCGCCCTTTCGGGGGGCGTCGCTTTCGATCATGTGTTCCCCCAGGCAACGAGTGGGACCGCGCACGTCGGTTCGGACCCGCAGGATGCTAGCACCGCCTTGGAAAACCGCCCAAGAGACGTCCCGCGCCGTTCGGGACGCCCGGGGACGCCGAGTTTCCGGCCCGGGCCGCATGCCTGCACTCCCGCACCTGCCGTGTTGCCGCCGTCCCGGAGCGGTTTGGAAATCAGGGAAATCAGCGTCCGCTGCCGTACAGAGCGTCGTGGCTGGTGCGATGCGTCATCCCGGGTGGAGTGGCTGCGGGCGCGTTAGGGTGCCCGGCATGAACGCCCGACTGGCCTCGCTGTTGTCGTCCGCGCCGCGCTACCCGCGGCGGGTGGTGTGCATGACGGAGGAGACGACGGAGGTGCTCTACCGCATCGGGGCGGGGGAGCTGGTCGTCGGGGTGTCGGGCTTCACGGTGCGGCCTCCGGAGGCGCGCAAGAAGCCGCGCGTCAGCTCGTTCCTGGACGCGAACTTCGAGCGCATCCTGGAGCTGAAGCCGGACCTGGTGCTGGGCTTCAGCGACCTGCAGGCGGACATCGGGCGGGAGCTGTGCAAGCGCGGGGTGCCCGTGTACCTGTTCAACCAGCGCTCGCTCGCGGAGATATTGCAGACGGTGCGGCTCACCGGGGCGCTGGTGGGGCGCGCGGAGGCGGCGGAGGCGCTGGCGGTGGAGCTGGAGAAGAACCTGGAGCGGCACGCGGACGCGGCGCAGTCGCTGCCCCGGCGCCCGCGCATCTTCTTCGAGGAGTGGCACGAGCCGCTCATCTCCGGCATCCGCTGGTGTTCGGAGCTGGTGGAGGTGGTGGGCGGGGAGGACGTGTGCCAGGAGTCGCGCGCGTCGCAGGGGGCCAAGGGCCGCATCTTCGAGCCGGAGGAGGTGGCGCGGAGGAACCCGGAGGGCGTCATCGCCAGCTGGTGCGGGCGCAAGGCGAAGCGCGACAAGATTGCCTCGCGGCCCGGCTGGGACCGGGTCCAGGCGGTGGTGGATGACCAGCTGTATGAGGTGCGCAGCTCGTACATCCTCCAGCCGGGGCCGGCGGCGCTGACGGACGGGGTGGATCAGCTGGCGCGCATCGTGGGGGCCATCGCGCGCGGGGAGAAGCTGCCCATGGCGCGGCCGGGAGACCTCCGCACCGCGCTGGAGTGAGGTGAGGCTGGCGGAGGGCGTGGCGCATGACAGGATGCGCGCGTGCCGCTCTTGCTGCCCGTCCTGGTGTTGACCGTGCTCGCCGCGACGGGCGGAGCGTCCGCGTCGCCAACGCAGCCGCCCGAGCCTCCCGCGGTGGACGCGACCAAGAACTACGAGGACGCGCTCATCGTCTGGGGCCTGGAGCAGCGCGAGCGCCAGGTGGAGCCCGCCCCCGAGGGCAAGGTGCTGGAGGAGGTGGTCGTCGCCGCGGAGGAGGTCGTCGCGCCGATGGATCCGTACCCATCGCTGCTCAACATCTTCCACGTCCGCACCCGCGACCAGGTCGTCCGGCAGGAGGTGCTGCTGACGCCGGGGCAGCCGTACTCGGCGGCGCTCGTCGCGGAGTCGGTGCGCAACCTGCGCAAGCTGGGCCTCTTCTCCGTGGTGCGCGCGGTGCCGGTGAAGGGGAGCGCTCCGGACAAGGTCGCGCTGCTGCTCGTCACCAAGGACCTGTGGTCGCTGCGGCTCAACAACGAGTTCTCCGCCGTGGGCTCGCTGCTGCTCTACCTGCGCTTGCAGGGCACGGAGCAGAACTTCCTGGGGCGCGGCAAGAAGGTGGCGGTGGACTTCATCCTCCGCCTGGACACCTTCAGCCTGGGGCAGAGCTACACCGACCAGCGCGTGCTCGGCAGCCGCTGGTCGCTCACCGAGTCCGCCGCCGTGTTGATCAACCGCGACACGGGCCGCGCGGAGGGCTCGCGCGGAAGCCTCTCCGTCAGCCGTCCGCTGTATTCGCTTTCGACGCCGTGGAGCCTGAGCACGTCCGTGGCGTGGAACGTGGAGACCGCGCGCCAGTTCCGGGGCGCGGACATCTGGCAGTTGCCGTTCCCGGACGGCGACCCGGTGCCGTACGTCTACAACACGCGCGAGGTGGCCGTGGGCTCCACGTACACGCGCTCCTACGGCCAGCGCTACAAGTGGAACGTGGGCCTGGGCGCGGGCGCCTACCACTACGCCTACGCCCCGCCGGTGGCGTCCAACCTCAGCGACGCGCAGACGGACTGGTTCCGGCGCAACTACCTGCCGCGCCAGGAGGACGCGGGGTACGCGAACATCTCCCTCAATGCCTTCGAGGCCCGCTACGACGTGCTCCGCAACGTGGACTCGTACACGCTGTCGGAGGACTTCCAGCTGGGGCACTCGGTGGTGGCCAAGCTGCGCTATGCGCCGCCCGTGTTCCCGTCCGCCGCGCACTTCGCCGAAGGCGGCCTGTCCCTGCGCTACCGCGTGCACTGGGGGGACGCGCTCACCACGGCGTCCGCCGCCGCGTCCATCCGCCGCCAGTTCAGCGGCCAGGAGGACACCGTCCAGGAGGGGTGGACCAACCGGCGCTGGGCCGCGGAGCTGGTGCAGGTGTCGCCGCGCGTGCTGGGGGGACGCTTCGTGGCGCGCGGCCTGCTGGACGTGAACATCGATGATTTGTTTGAACGCGTGAGCCTGCTGGGCGGCAGCAACGGCCTGCGCGGCGCGGCGGTGGATGCGTACTCCGGCAAGCGGCTGCTGCTCGTGAACCTGGAGTACCGCACCGCGCCGCTCGTCGTGCGCACGGTGCACCTGGGCGGGGTGTTCTTCCTCGACTCCGGCAGCGCCTTCAACCGCCGGCCCATGATGGTGACCACCGTGGGCGTGGGCCTGCGCATCCTGTTCCCGCAGTTCAACGTGTTCCCGTTCCGCATCGACTTCGGCTACGTGCTCAACGGGGACCGTCCGCCCGTGGGCAGCCGCCTGTCGCTCAGCAGCGGACAGGTGACTGAGTACCGGCCTGGCTTCCTCGACTCGCCATGAGGCCGTGACGCCGGTGGGGGCTCACGGGGGCTCCACGCGGAGCAGCTCGCGAAACAGCACCTCCGCCGCGTCGCGGAACAGCTCACCGGACGCGAGCAGCCCGCCGCAGTGGTGGGGCTCGCGCGCCAGCGTCAGTGCGATGGCCTTGCCCAGCACCGCGTCCCAGAAGGGCTCCGAGTCGGAGGGCAGCAGGAACTCGCGGATGATGGCCTTCGGCCACGGCAGCACCGTGGTGGGGTCCGCGTCGCTCAGGCTGGTGAAGCAGTCCAGGTCCACGTCCAGCAGCACGCTCGACGCGGCCTCCAGCACGTCGCGCACCAGGTCCGTGGGGCCGGGGTTCCGGTAGGCCTCCGCCGCGCGGTCCACCGTCGTCACCGTCACCAACCGGTGGGCGCGTCCCCGCGTGTCCACATAGGTGTCCCCGGCGTAGGCACCCCGGGGCCGCGTGCGCGCGATGATCAACGCGTCCCCCACGAGGTTCGCCTCCATCGCCGCGAGGATGTGGTCGTAGTTGCGCACGTTGAGGTGCCAGCGCGCATGTTCGTCCAGCGCGCGCAGCCCCGCGGAGCGGTCCGGCATCTCCGCCGGCTTCGCGGGCACCACCACGTCCAGGTGCCGGTCCAGCGTCACCAGCAGG is a genomic window of Corallococcus soli containing:
- a CDS encoding UPF0489 family protein codes for the protein MPTFPRPPPTEQRREDFHPTRPEEDDALRHLRLAGVVRLGLGGGRGPTDAYVFDPHRLALPAWACALGDEGPPALLVTLDRHLDVVVPAKPAEMPDRSAGLRALDEHARWHLNVRNYDHILAAMEANLVGDALIIARTRPRGAYAGDTYVDTRGRAHRLVTVTTVDRAAEAYRNPGPTDLVRDVLEAASSVLLDVDLDCFTSLSDADPTTVLPWPKAIIREFLLPSDSEPFWDAVLGKAIALTLAREPHHCGGLLASGELFRDAAEVLFRELLRVEPP
- a CDS encoding serine/threonine protein kinase; protein product: MIESDAPRKGAPTDVADPLLGRVLNERFRILETLGAGGMGRVYKAMQAPLDRLVALKVLNPQYSGEGKDPGFQKRFFLEASVTAKLRHPNTVTVIDYGKTEDGIYYIAMEYLEGLTLSQLLIQEGPLPWDRALSIAQQVARSLREAHKVGLIHRDLKPANVMVLNQETDHDVVKVLDFGLVKSFLGDANMKEDTTLTQAGVILGSPQYMAPEQARNIADPRSDVYSLGVVLYQILMGRPPFQAAQSIDVIVKHINDPPPSFHTIWPDHGVPPEVETLVMKCLAKRPVDRYASMDAVLQGMRAAASASGVSGVFSSPRTGLTAVGSGPHSGPHTGAHALGSGPNTVALDISVDEQGSAREKKSGKGLGIALFGASVLVGISAAAVFVLRASQAPAPMPAPVQQPILEARVPVAAEPAPTAAPEPPPAAPRPVRFQVVSDPPGAEVTVNGTVRGTTPMAFEQPPDGSGMASVVLALALDGYQPVSKNYADNAGKTVSVSLKLTRIKKQGPKPKAPGSTYKDDPYQ
- a CDS encoding POTRA domain-containing protein, producing MPLLLPVLVLTVLAATGGASASPTQPPEPPAVDATKNYEDALIVWGLEQRERQVEPAPEGKVLEEVVVAAEEVVAPMDPYPSLLNIFHVRTRDQVVRQEVLLTPGQPYSAALVAESVRNLRKLGLFSVVRAVPVKGSAPDKVALLLVTKDLWSLRLNNEFSAVGSLLLYLRLQGTEQNFLGRGKKVAVDFILRLDTFSLGQSYTDQRVLGSRWSLTESAAVLINRDTGRAEGSRGSLSVSRPLYSLSTPWSLSTSVAWNVETARQFRGADIWQLPFPDGDPVPYVYNTREVAVGSTYTRSYGQRYKWNVGLGAGAYHYAYAPPVASNLSDAQTDWFRRNYLPRQEDAGYANISLNAFEARYDVLRNVDSYTLSEDFQLGHSVVAKLRYAPPVFPSAAHFAEGGLSLRYRVHWGDALTTASAAASIRRQFSGQEDTVQEGWTNRRWAAELVQVSPRVLGGRFVARGLLDVNIDDLFERVSLLGGSNGLRGAAVDAYSGKRLLLVNLEYRTAPLVVRTVHLGGVFFLDSGSAFNRRPMMVTTVGVGLRILFPQFNVFPFRIDFGYVLNGDRPPVGSRLSLSSGQVTEYRPGFLDSP
- a CDS encoding TonB-dependent receptor domain-containing protein, with protein sequence MTIPTVFRRGALLALCLCATEALADARLEARRHFRNGMNLIEQKQFDEGIAELEEAYKIKPHPSVLYNIARAYQDAGRLGEALDAFKRYLASNPPDAASVQAQVTRLESTQKAAQAEAPAPGSAPATQDSTLPMPPPPPTSIQAQQQLATLMERLEKAVNRAESLASGQPQQPRATVSSPGPDAPSGSAESGDTSGDQGLVPYEERVVTASRRAQSSLEAPNATTVITAEDIRLSGATTLPELLRRVPGADVMAMGVGSSNVSLRGFNQRLANKVLVLVDGRTEYQDFLGLTLWAGLPVGLEEIDRIEVIRGPGSALYGANAMLGVINIITQAPGTGRRARFSALAGGGNTVQGSFVSHGQNGALRYRASAAYRQEDKWTLDYASGRPDFALKGPDPEVGLRGARGNLSTVYSFSEGRAVGLSGGVHRYTTEAYPLGLLRNYYIDALGAYAKADVELGSVKLKAFWNHLSGDAGPQYEAIGQRSLATTVASNVFNGEALYARGFQLAGEHQVNIGVEGRLKRVAFGYLDGLREEFHAAAFIQDEWRIVQPLRLVVSYRVDRHPLLDKGSPGLAQSPRLSAVFQPIEGHAFRASVATAFREPTFLESYTRLPVPVPGVNGVSVLTTGNRQLRPERLNALELGWRGESPRLGLDWDVALYQNTVKDLIGLSAVQRLPAGESYDSGSGSYLVGRSLFTNENAIYTARGAEAGLSLSPIDGLGIKASAALQSVSSDLPEEGQCGPCSQAPGFKVFGGVTYRTRTDLEFGIDAAFTSSSTWVEREPAASDPTRVELLANNLPAYAVINARVGYEVVKDFASVSLMGSQLGGTHAQHPFGNRIERRVFANLTVTP
- a CDS encoding ABC transporter substrate-binding protein codes for the protein MNARLASLLSSAPRYPRRVVCMTEETTEVLYRIGAGELVVGVSGFTVRPPEARKKPRVSSFLDANFERILELKPDLVLGFSDLQADIGRELCKRGVPVYLFNQRSLAEILQTVRLTGALVGRAEAAEALAVELEKNLERHADAAQSLPRRPRIFFEEWHEPLISGIRWCSELVEVVGGEDVCQESRASQGAKGRIFEPEEVARRNPEGVIASWCGRKAKRDKIASRPGWDRVQAVVDDQLYEVRSSYILQPGPAALTDGVDQLARIVGAIARGEKLPMARPGDLRTALE